In Streptomyces hawaiiensis, one genomic interval encodes:
- a CDS encoding acetoacetate--CoA ligase has product MSTDSLQPLWQPDPERIARARITRFQAWAAEHHGAPAEGGYAALQRWSVDDLDTFWKAVTQWFDVRFSTPYARVLGDRSMPGAQWFPEATLNYAEHALRAAETRADEPALLHVDETHEPRPVTWAELRREVGSLAAELRALGVRPGDRVSGYLPNVPQAVVALLATAAVGGVWTSCAPDFGARSVLDRFQQVEPVVLFTVDGYRYGGKEHDRREAVAELRRELPTLRAVIHIPLLGTEAPEGALDWSALTSADTDPVFEQVPFDHPLWVLYSSGTTGLPKAIVQSQGGILVEHLKQLGLHCDLGPEDRFFWYTSTGWMMWNFLVSGLLTGTTIVLYDGSPGYPDTGAQWRIAERTGATLYGTSAAYVMACRKAGVHPSRDFDLSSVQCVATTGSPLPPDGFRWLHDEVRDDLWIASVSGGTDVCSCFAGAVPTLPVHVGELQAPCLGTDLQSWDPSGNPLVDEVGELVVTNPMPSMPIHFWNDPDGSRYHDSYFDTYPGVWRHGDWITVTSRGSVVIHGRSDSTLNRQGVRMGSADIYEAVERLPEIRESLVIGIEQPDGGYWMPLFVHLAPGHVLDEALLNRIKQTIREQLSPRHVPDEIIEVPGVPHTLTGKRIEVPVKRLLQGTPLDKAVNPGSIDNLDLLGFYEDLARERA; this is encoded by the coding sequence ATGTCGACCGACAGTTTGCAGCCGCTCTGGCAGCCCGATCCCGAGCGCATCGCCCGGGCACGGATCACCAGATTCCAGGCCTGGGCCGCCGAACACCACGGCGCCCCCGCCGAGGGCGGCTACGCGGCCCTGCAGCGCTGGTCCGTCGACGACTTGGACACCTTCTGGAAAGCCGTCACCCAGTGGTTCGACGTCCGCTTCTCGACCCCCTACGCGCGCGTGCTCGGCGACCGCTCGATGCCGGGCGCCCAGTGGTTCCCCGAAGCGACCCTCAACTACGCCGAACACGCCCTGCGCGCGGCCGAGACCCGCGCCGACGAACCAGCCCTCCTGCACGTCGACGAGACACACGAACCCCGCCCCGTCACCTGGGCCGAGCTGCGCCGCGAGGTCGGCTCCCTGGCCGCCGAGCTGCGCGCTCTCGGCGTACGCCCCGGGGACCGCGTCAGCGGCTACCTGCCCAACGTCCCGCAGGCCGTGGTCGCCCTCCTCGCCACAGCCGCCGTGGGCGGCGTGTGGACCTCCTGCGCGCCCGACTTCGGCGCCCGGAGTGTCCTCGACCGCTTCCAGCAGGTCGAACCCGTCGTGCTCTTCACGGTCGACGGCTACCGCTACGGCGGCAAGGAGCACGACCGACGCGAGGCCGTCGCCGAACTGCGCCGCGAACTGCCCACCCTGCGCGCCGTGATCCACATCCCGCTCCTCGGCACCGAGGCACCCGAGGGCGCGCTGGACTGGTCGGCCCTCACCTCGGCCGACACGGACCCCGTCTTCGAGCAGGTGCCCTTCGACCACCCTCTGTGGGTGCTCTACTCCTCCGGCACGACCGGCCTGCCGAAGGCCATCGTCCAGTCGCAGGGCGGCATCCTCGTCGAACACCTCAAGCAACTGGGCCTGCACTGCGATCTCGGCCCCGAGGACCGCTTCTTCTGGTACACCTCGACCGGCTGGATGATGTGGAACTTCCTCGTCTCCGGCCTGCTCACCGGCACCACGATCGTCCTCTACGACGGCAGCCCCGGCTACCCCGACACCGGCGCCCAGTGGCGGATCGCCGAACGCACCGGGGCCACCCTCTACGGCACCTCCGCCGCCTACGTCATGGCCTGCCGCAAGGCCGGCGTGCACCCGTCCCGCGACTTCGACCTCTCCTCCGTCCAGTGCGTCGCCACCACCGGCTCGCCCCTGCCGCCCGACGGCTTCCGCTGGCTGCACGACGAGGTCCGCGACGACCTGTGGATCGCCTCCGTCAGCGGCGGCACCGACGTGTGCTCCTGCTTCGCCGGAGCCGTACCGACCCTCCCGGTCCACGTCGGCGAGCTCCAGGCCCCCTGCCTTGGCACCGACCTGCAGTCGTGGGACCCCAGCGGCAACCCCCTGGTCGACGAGGTCGGCGAGCTCGTCGTCACCAACCCCATGCCGTCGATGCCCATCCACTTCTGGAACGACCCCGACGGCAGCCGCTACCACGACAGCTACTTCGACACCTACCCCGGCGTATGGCGGCACGGCGACTGGATCACCGTCACTTCCCGCGGATCCGTCGTCATCCACGGCCGCTCCGACTCCACGCTCAACCGCCAGGGCGTCCGCATGGGATCCGCCGACATCTACGAAGCAGTGGAACGCCTTCCCGAAATCAGGGAGTCCCTCGTCATCGGCATCGAGCAGCCCGACGGCGGCTACTGGATGCCCCTCTTCGTCCACCTGGCCCCCGGACACGTCCTCGACGAGGCCCTGCTGAACCGCATCAAGCAGACGATCCGCGAGCAACTGTCACCGCGCCACGTCCCCGACGAGATCATCGAAGTGCCCGGCGTCCCGCACACCCTCACCGGCAAGCGCATCGAGGTCCCCGTCAAGCGACTCCTCCAAGGCACCCCGCTGGACAAGGCGGTCAACCCGGGCTCCATCGACAACCTCGACCTGCTCGGCTTCTACGAGGACCTGGCCCGCGAACGAGCCTGA
- the ptsP gene encoding phosphoenolpyruvate--protein phosphotransferase, with amino-acid sequence METTLRGVGVSHGVAIGEVRHMGTAVLEPPAKQIPAEEAEREQGRARKAVEAVAADLMARGNLAGGEAQAVLEAQAMMAQDPELMADVERRIAVGSTAERGVYDAFASYRELLASAGEYLAGRVADLDDVRNRIVARLLGVPMPGVPDSDEPYVLVARDLAPADTALLDPTLVLGFVTEEGGPTSHSAILARALGVPAVVALPGAGELAEGTMIAVDGSTGEIFVDPSDEKKAQLEAAAAERKAALAASTGPGATADGHKVPLLANIGGPADVAAAVEAGAEGVGLFRTEFLFLDDSKQAPSEEKQVAAYRQVLEAFPEGRVVVRVLDAGADKPLDFLTPADEPNPALGVRGLRTLLDHPDVLRTQLTALAKAAEGLPVYLEVMAPMVADRTDARAFADACREAGLRAKFGAMVEIPSAALRARSILQEVEFLSLGTNDLAQYTFAADRQVGAVSRLQDPWQPALLDLVELSAEAAKAEGKSCGVCGEAASDPLLACVLTGLGVTSLSMGAASIPYVRATLAKYTLAQCERAAAAARATDSAEDARSAAQAVLSGE; translated from the coding sequence ATGGAGACAACGCTGCGAGGCGTCGGCGTGAGCCACGGTGTGGCCATCGGCGAGGTTCGGCACATGGGAACGGCGGTGCTCGAGCCGCCCGCGAAGCAGATCCCGGCGGAAGAGGCGGAGCGTGAACAGGGGCGCGCCCGCAAGGCCGTGGAGGCGGTGGCGGCGGACCTGATGGCGCGCGGCAACCTGGCCGGCGGTGAGGCTCAGGCGGTGCTCGAGGCGCAGGCCATGATGGCCCAGGACCCCGAGCTGATGGCCGACGTGGAGCGGCGGATCGCCGTCGGCAGCACGGCGGAACGCGGGGTGTACGACGCGTTCGCCTCCTACCGGGAGCTGCTGGCGAGCGCCGGTGAGTACCTCGCCGGTCGCGTGGCCGACCTGGACGACGTGCGGAATCGTATCGTCGCCCGTCTGCTGGGGGTTCCGATGCCGGGCGTCCCCGACAGCGACGAGCCCTACGTCCTGGTTGCCCGTGATCTTGCTCCGGCCGACACCGCGCTGCTGGATCCGACTCTGGTGCTCGGCTTCGTCACCGAGGAGGGCGGTCCGACCAGCCACAGCGCGATTCTGGCCCGGGCGCTCGGTGTGCCGGCCGTGGTGGCGCTGCCGGGGGCCGGTGAGCTCGCCGAGGGCACGATGATCGCGGTCGACGGCAGCACGGGAGAGATCTTCGTGGACCCGAGCGACGAGAAGAAGGCTCAGCTCGAGGCCGCGGCCGCCGAGCGGAAGGCCGCGTTGGCGGCGTCGACCGGGCCCGGTGCCACCGCGGACGGTCACAAGGTGCCGCTGCTCGCGAACATCGGTGGTCCCGCTGATGTGGCGGCCGCCGTCGAGGCCGGTGCCGAGGGAGTGGGTCTCTTCCGTACCGAGTTCCTCTTCCTGGACGACAGCAAGCAGGCGCCGTCCGAGGAGAAGCAGGTCGCCGCGTACCGGCAGGTGCTCGAGGCGTTCCCCGAGGGGCGTGTCGTGGTGCGGGTGCTGGACGCGGGTGCGGACAAGCCGCTCGACTTCCTCACGCCGGCCGACGAGCCGAACCCGGCGCTCGGCGTGCGGGGCCTGCGGACGCTGCTCGACCACCCGGACGTGCTGCGCACCCAGCTGACCGCGCTCGCGAAGGCCGCGGAGGGGTTGCCGGTCTACCTCGAGGTCATGGCACCGATGGTGGCGGACCGTACGGACGCCCGGGCCTTCGCGGACGCCTGCCGTGAGGCCGGGCTGCGGGCGAAGTTCGGCGCGATGGTCGAGATCCCTTCTGCCGCGCTGCGGGCTCGCTCGATCCTGCAGGAGGTCGAGTTCCTGTCGCTGGGGACGAACGACCTCGCTCAGTACACCTTCGCCGCCGACCGTCAGGTGGGCGCGGTGTCCCGTCTGCAGGACCCGTGGCAGCCCGCTCTGCTCGACCTGGTGGAGCTGTCCGCCGAGGCGGCGAAGGCCGAGGGCAAGAGCTGTGGTGTGTGTGGTGAGGCCGCGTCCGACCCGCTGCTCGCGTGTGTGCTGACCGGTCTGGGCGTCACCTCTCTCTCGATGGGTGCCGCGTCGATTCCCTATGTCCGGGCGACGCTGGCGAAGTACACGCTGGCGCAGTGCGAGCGGGCCGCTGCGGCGGCGCGGGCGACGGACAGTGCCGAGGACGCGCGCAGCGCTGCGCAGGCGGTGTTGTCGGGCGAGTAG
- a CDS encoding PTS sugar transporter subunit IIA: protein MTTVTSPLAGRAIGLAAVPDPVFSGAMVGPGTAIDPVREPSEAVSPVDGVIVSLHPHAFVVVDESGHGVLTHLGIDTVQLNGEGFELLVNKGDTVRRGQGVVRWNPAAVEAAGKSAVCPVVALEATAEALSDLRIDGEVKAGDSLFLWK from the coding sequence ATGACCACCGTGACGTCCCCGCTCGCAGGACGCGCCATCGGACTGGCAGCCGTGCCGGATCCCGTCTTCTCCGGGGCCATGGTCGGCCCGGGCACAGCGATCGACCCCGTACGTGAGCCTTCCGAGGCCGTCTCGCCCGTGGACGGCGTCATCGTCTCCCTGCACCCGCACGCGTTCGTCGTCGTCGACGAGAGCGGACACGGCGTGCTCACCCACCTCGGCATCGACACCGTGCAACTCAACGGCGAGGGTTTCGAGCTGCTCGTGAACAAGGGCGACACCGTCAGGCGCGGTCAGGGCGTCGTGCGCTGGAACCCGGCCGCCGTCGAGGCCGCCGGCAAGTCCGCGGTGTGCCCGGTCGTGGCACTGGAGGCCACGGCCGAAGCTCTCTCCGATCTTCGCATCGACGGCGAAGTGAAGGCCGGCGACAGTCTCTTCCTCTGGAAGTGA